CGATATTGATAAGATTGCCTTTACAGGTTCTACCAAAGCGGGGCAAACAATCGCTTCCATTGCAGGCAGCCAGATGAAAAGGGTTAGCTTGGAATTGGGCGGAAAATCCGCAGCCATTGTACTGGAAGATGCCGACCCTAAAATTGTTGCAGAGGGCATTAAGTACAAAACATTTTTGAGCAACGGACAGGTTTGTATTGGACTCACTCGCATACTTGTTCCCGAAACACGCTACAAAGAAATTACAGAAGCATTAGCTGAAATGGTCGGCGGTTTGAAAGTAGGCGACCCTACCAAAGAAGATACCTATGTAGGGCCATTGTTCAACGAAGTGCAATTCAACAAAGTGCAAGGTTACATTCAATCCGGCATTGATGAAGGCGCAAAAGTATTAACAGGCGGAGTGGGCAAATCCAAAGGTAAAGAGTTTGAAAAAGGCTTTTATGTAAAACCTACGTTATTTGTAAATGCAAACAACAATATGAAGATAGCAAGGGAAGAAATTTTCGGGCCTGTTATTGCAGCTATTCCCTATAAAACGCTTGACGAAGCCATAGAAACTGCCAACGACACCGACTACGGCTTGAGCGGTGGCGTGTTCACTGCCGACCCCGAAAAAGGAATTGAAGTGGCACGGAAAATCAAGACAGGCACGATAGGCATTAACCTTGCAGCACCCGGTTTTAATGACCCCTTTGGCGGTTACAAACAAAGCGGTATAGGACGTGAATTTGGAGTTTATGGCCTCAATTCATTTACAGAGTTAAAAGCACTTGCTTACTAAGGTAAAGACATATATTCCCCATAGTTAGCGCTATAGGCTATTGTTAAATTCTTTACCAGTTTGTACAGCAAACCGCATTAACCGGAACAGGCTTAATGCTTTTGAATCCTTGAAATATTATTTCACAAACAAAAAATACAATTATTATGAGCTACACATTGCCTGAGTTACCTTACGCCTACGATGCGTTAGAACCTCATTTCGACAAGGAAACGATGACTATTCATCACACACGCCACCACCAAGCCTATGTAGATAATCTGAATAAGGCTATTGGCGAAAAAGGATTGGAAGAAGAAACATTGGAAGATGTTTTAAAAACAATCAGCAAGTATAGTCCGGCTATACGCAATAATGGAGGTGGACATTATAACCATACTTTGTTTTGGGAAACGTTGTCCCCGACACCTAAAACCGAACCTGAAGGGAAATTGGCGGAAGAAATAAAAACCGTTTTCGGAGGTCTTGATGAATTGAAAGCACAAATAAAACAAGCAGGATTAGGGCAATTTGGTTCGGGCTGGGCGTGGTTGTTTGTGAAGTATAACGGCACAATCGGTATTGCGGCTACAGCTAACCAGGATAATCCTTTAATGGACACAAACATAACTAATCAGGGCTATCCCATTTTGGGCGTGGATGTTTGGGAACACGCTTATTACCTGAAATACCAAAACAAACGAGCCGACTATTTAGATGCTTTCTGGTCTGTATTGGATTGGAGTTCAGTTGAGAAAAAATATGCGGAAGCTCTTGCAAAGGTTAAGTAATTTCTTTCATTCTTATCTAAGTTCGGCTTTTCCTTATTGATATGGAAAAGTCGAAACTTCAGAAACAAACAGCAAATACGTATTAGTATATAATGAGAATAACATTCCTTATAACCCTCGTTTCAATTTTTATAGCAATGGATGTAGTTAATGCACAAGATATACACCCGCCACCCGTACAAAATCCTCCCGTAATAGTGGAAGGGATGTTCAGCGATAAAGGTTTACTTTTTCAAGCCGTCGTGCAGAAAAAATTTGTAAGTGCCCCTAAATTCGGCTTTTTGGCTGTAAGTGAAGCTATTGGACAATGGGATGACAAAGAACAAGATGGATACCAGGCACAGGGAAATATAACTTATGAATTGACCAAGGGGTTCAGCCTGATGGGTGGATTTCATATGTCATCTGAAATCAGCATAAGGCCCGCTTTGGGAGCGTTGTACGTATATTCCAAGGAAGATTTTTTCATTATGTTGAATCCTCGTTATTATATAGATGATATCGGGAATATAGAAGGTTTCATGATGGGCGAATACAAACCTAAAATATCCGATAAATGGCGGTTTTATTCGAGGGTACAAGGTGTTTATTGCTTTACTGCAGATGGTGGTGCTCACAATATAAGCTATGCCAGGGCAAGAGTGGGTTTAGGCTATAAGGAATTTGCATTCGGAGTGGCAGGAAACTTTGAATTTTACGGACCCAAAAAAATTAACGAAAACAGCTTTGGAGTTTTCATTAATGTAGCACTTTTTTAAAATGGAAAACGGCAATTTTATAAATAAAGTCGAAGCATCGGGAATTGTTGCTCTTGATTTGATAGACTATAAAACCGAATTGGAAATCATCGAGTTTGACATAAAAACTTTGCTTTTTATGGAAATGATTGTCAAAGAAAAAGAGTTTCGGGCTTCCTTATCCGATATTGATTTATCAATGTATAAAGAAAAAGCCGTGGCATTTGTGTGTTCTGTCGATGCTATTATTCCCCCTTGGGTGTATATGGTTTTGGCAGATGTGTTTCACGGTAATGCCGCTTATTTTGATTTCAAAGATGCGGCTGGCGTGGCATTGGATTTATGGAAGAAAAATCTAACCGAAGCCGACTTGTCAACCTACCAAGATAAAAAAATAGTAGTGAGGGCAAGACCTGATATTCCCCCGGCACTCTACATTATGGCTACCGCTCTGCTCAAACCATTGGTAAAAACGCTGATGTACGGGGAAATCGGATTGCCAAAAGTGATTTACAAAAAACAAGTATAATAATGAAAGTATTGATATTTAACGGTGCATTGGAAAGACGGGAAAACTCTACTTCTGAACGCCTGTCCCAGCACCTCATCAAACAGCTTAATGAACTCGGGTCGGAAGCTAATGTGTTTAACATTGCAGATGGCGGCATACCCCTGTTTGATGTTACGCTGAGAAACACTCCCCATTCGGTAGAATTGATGAACATCCTATTTCGTGAAGCAGATGTACACATTTGGCTTACACCGCTGTATCACGGCAGTATGACAGGCGTAATGAAAAACTGCCTGGATTGGTTGGAGTACAGTTCCAAACTCCCCGCCCCTTATCTGACAGGAAAAGTAATTGGCCTGGTATGTTGGGCTGACGGTGTGCAGGCAATGCAGGGCATTAACGCAATGGACGCGGTGGCTAAAGCATTAAGGGCCTGGACGGTTCCTTTGAGTGTGCCGATACAGCGCAGCGAATTGTTTGATGAAAACGGAAACATCAATGCAAAATACCAGGAACGCTTTGAAAAGTTATTACAACTTATGGCGCAAGCCCCTGTGAATACCGAAAAAAATTAAAAACTCAAAAATCTTAGTTATGGCAAAAATACTCATTGCAGGCGGAACAGGGCTGATTGGTCAAGCACTTTCTAAATTATTGAAAGAAGAAGGATTTGAAGTGGCTGTGCTGTCACGCAGTCCTCAAGAAAATCAGTTTTACTGGAATCCCGAACAAAACGAAATTGAAAAAGCGGCATTTGAAAACACAGAAATCATCATCAACCTTGCGGGCGAAAGCGTTTCCAAAACGTGGACAAAAGAGTACAAAGAACGTATCCTGAACAGCCGTGTGGACACGGTAGCGCTGCTCCTTGAAAAAGCAAAGCAATATAATTGCAAACCGAAAGCCTTTATTTCCTCATCGGCGGCGGGTATTTATGGTGCGGTAACTTCCGATAAGATTTTTAAGGAAAGTGATGCGGCAGGGGATGGTTTCCTGGCGGAAGTCTGTAAAGTGTGGGAAGAAAAAATCTTCTCATTTGAAAAGCTTGGAACCCGTGTTGTAGCATTGCGGATTACAACCGTATTGTCAAAGAACGGCGGTGCGCTGTCGGGAATGCTGCCCAGGACAGAACAGGGTGTTAGCACACAGGCAGGCAACGGTAAACATTACGTGTCGTGGATACATATTGACGATATGTGCCGGATGTTCCTATTTGCGGTTCAAAATTCCGTTAGCGGAGCTTTTAATGCCGTTTCGCCCGAATACGTAACCAATGAAACGTTCGCAAAGACACTTTCGGAAGTCATAGGTGTACCTGTTTCGACACCTGCGCCTCCTGAATCTGTTTTGAAAGAAGCATTGGGTGAAATGAGCACTCTGGTGTTAAACGGTTCTCGTGTTTCTTCCGAAAAAATTCGCCAGGCAGGATTTGTGTTTCAATTCCCAAATTTGAAAGAGGCATTGGAAAATCTTGTAAAATCTGAAATAATCTAAGCTAAAGATGAAATGAATTTATTGCAAACATTGCGATATACCGCCATTGCAGAGGGTATTTCATATTTGACTTTTGCTCTTACAATGCCACTAAAATACGTTTGGGAAATCAGGTTGCCTAATTATATAGTAGGACAAATACACGGTGTTTTATTTCTTGTGTTTTGTTCGCTTGTTATTCTTGCTGCATTCAGATTCAAATGGAAGGCAGGAAAAACTCTTATTCTGCTGTTATCATCAATAATTCCTTTCGGAACATTTTGGTCAGAGCGGAAATATCTGCGTGTATAACAAAATTTAATTTTTATGAAAAGAAGAATGAAAAAGAACAAAATCATTTATTGGACGGCAACCGTTTTAATGTTGCTTACCGGAGTTTCAACAGCCCCAATGTATTTTACTAACCCAATGTTTGCCGAAGCATTTCGCCATTTGGGTTATCCTGACTATTTCAGAATAGAGTTAGGCATATTCAAAATAATTGGTGCAATTGTTTTGGTGTTACCAATGATACCGACAAAATTCAAAGAATGGGCTTATGTAGGTTTTGGTATCATATTTATTTCTGCATTTATAGCACATTTAACAGTGGACAAAAACGCAGGAGCAATTTTCCCTCTCGTACCATTGACATTTTTGGTAGTGTCTTACGTCTATTTTCATAAGAACAGCAAAATAGATTATGCAAAATAATTCACGAAGAAGTTTTTTAGGTATGCTGTCATTGACTGCAATATCAGCATTGGGCTTACCTAAATTCAGTTTCGCAAACATTTACTTTCAATGAACAAAAAAGTTGTCAAAAAAACGGACGCAACATTTAATCCAATTGCAAAAGGACTTAAAGGCACAGGCTTCTTTGCAAGGGATTTTCCTATTGAACCTTTTTTACTCTTTTCGGAATTTCGTATGTCGCAACAGGTTTTTGGGCCTCACCCACACGCAGGCGTTTCGGTAATGACCTATATGCGACCTGACAGTAAGGAAAGTTTTATAAATAGAGATAATTTAAGTGGTATGAGTTTTATTGAACCCGGTGGCTTACAAATTATGCAGGCAGGAAGCGGAATGCACCACGATGAGTTTCCCAAAATTGAACACGTAGAAACAAGCGGTTTTTCAAATTTGGTTTAATCATTCTGACAAAAATCGTTTTATAACACCCAAATCCATTCACGTAGATGCGAAAGACGTTCCAGAAATTGAAACTGAAAATGCGTTGGTAAGAATAGTACACGGGACTTATGGCGGCAAAAGCACCGCATATAAAATGGTAACAGACATTAACCTTTTACATATTTTCCTAAAACCACACAAAAGCATTACGATACCTACTAAACCAATGGCTTTTGTATATGGTATGGAAGGTAGTGGAACGACAGAAAACGAAAAAATATTGCCAAAAACAATGGTTAATTATTCATTAGAAGGCGATAATATTACTGTAAAAGCAAGTGAAGAAGGATTTCAATTTATGCTTGGAAGTGGCAACCCTCACAATGAACCAATAGTTTATGGTGGGCCATTCGTAGCGACCACATTTGAACAAATGCAAGAAATACAGCGTAGATATTCACAAGGCGAAATGGGGACATTAGAACCTTATTCTTATTAACTTAACTCCCACAAACTATAAAAACAAAACAGAATGATAAGTACAGATATATGTATCATCGGTGCGGGACCGGTTGGGCTTTTTGCCGTTTTTGAAGCTGGGCTACTGAAAATGCGATGCCATCTTATAGATGCATTGCCACAGATAGGCGGGCAGTTGTCCGAAATATACCCGCAAAAACCGATTTACGATATTCCGGGAAGTCCGGGAATAAAAGCACAAGAACTGATAGACAATCTGCTGGTGCAGATAGAGCCGTTTAAGCCAACGTTTACACTTGGTGAACGTGTTGAAGCCATAGACAAATTGGAAGACGGCAGCTTTATATTAACCACCAATGAGCAAACACAGGTAGCGGCAAAAGTAATCGTTATCGCTGGCGGTTTAGGTTCTTTTGAACCCCGAAAACCGAAAGTGGAAAATCTGGAAGCGTTTGAGAATGGAAAAGGTGTGGCTTATATGGTCAAAAATCCTGAACTGTACCGGGATAAGAAACTGATAATTGCAGGTGGTGGGGACAGTGCATTGGACTGGACTATTTTTTTAGCGGATATTGCCCAATCGGTAACGCTTGTACACAGAAGCGAAACATTCAGGGGTGTACCCGACAGCGTTGAAAAGGTATTCCATTTGTCACAGGAACGAAAAATCAACCTCATATTAAAATCCAATGTTGTGAAAATAAACGGGAACGGTCATTTAGATGAAGTTGTGATTGCTGACCACGACCAAACCGAAACTGTACACAAAGCCGACTATCTTATTCCGTTGTTCGGGCTTAGCCCCAAACTTGGCGTAATTGCAGAATGGGGCTTGGATATTCACAGGTCATCACTCGATGTAAACACGGTTGATTACTCCACCAACATACAGGGCATTTTTGCCATAGGCGATATCAACACTTATGAGGGTAAATTAAAACTTATTCTTTGCGGTTTTCACGAAGCAGCTTTAATGGCACAGAGCGCATTCAGGTATGTATATCCCGACAAGAAAGTGCCTTTTAATTATACTACGGTTAATGGTATTCAAACCTTTTAATAATTATTGAGAACGTGATGCTATGGTCAATTTTACGATAGAGGACAGGACAGGCGAACGACAGGAACTTACCGTTCCTGTTGATATGGGGTTAAGTTTAATGGAAGTGCTGAAAGGTAGTGAGTATGATATACTTGCCACTTGTGGTGGTATGGCACTATGCGCCACCTGTCACGTTGAGGTATTGGCAGGCGGGAAAGAACTGCCCCCTATATCTGATGCGGAAATTGATATGCTTGATACGCTGCCAAATGCTACCGATAGAAGCCGTCTTGCCTGTCAGCTACGCATAGCAAAGGAAATGGAGGGTACAATATTCAAAATACCTGAAGAAGTAGAATAATCTTCCAATAAATCTAATTAATAAAAAAATGGCGATTAAGATAACAGATGAGTGTATAAACTGTGGTGCTTGTGAGCCTGAATGCCCGAATAATGCAATTTACGAAGGTTCAGACGATTGGCGTTTTGCTGACGGAACTCGACTGTCGGGCAAAGTCATTTTGCCTGATGGAACTGAAATAGATGCTAACGAAGCGCAAGAGCCTCTTTCTGATGATATTTACTTCATAGTTCCTAATAAATGTACCGAATGTCAAGGCTTTCACGATGAGCCTCAATGCCAGGCGGTATGTCCTGTTGACTGTTGTGTGGATGACCCAGACCACCGAGAAAGTGAGGATGTTTTGCTTATTAGGCAGGCTTTTTTGCATAATGAATAAAACCTCTGAATGTTCAGAGGTTCTTGCTATGGATGGTTCAGGATTTGGAGCATCCTGCCCACCTCAATATCCATCCGTGAAAAGGCAAACCATTTTTTGCCCACGTCTTTGAGTGATGCCCCGATATGGTAAAGTTCTGAACTATCGATAATCAAAAATCGGTCGTGGGCATCGGAGAAAGTTTGAATATCAATAGTTGGGTATTGGCTGTTGTACCGTTGTACATCCAACCGTAGCTGATTGCTGATGTTTTTGGTGTAGATGGTTGCGGTTACAATTGGATTTCGTTTGCCCAATAAAGTTAGTACGGTATCGTCCACATAATTATCGAGCAGGATAATCGAGCTTTTGGCACTTCTGATAATATCAGAAACAAAGGCATAGGCATCAAAAATCTGTCCATTGTAAAAGATGCCTTTTTCGCTGTGGAGCTTATCGCTTTCCAGCGCCTTAAAAAGTTCTTCAAACTTTTGGTCGGCTTCCAGTTGTTTCAGTTCAATTTTATCCAA
The Sphingobacterium daejeonense genome window above contains:
- a CDS encoding aldehyde dehydrogenase, whose product is MTIKRKYDKLFIGGEWIASEGNNVLELHSQHDQSVTGSIVLATQADIDKAVAMAKKAFDSGVWTNKSVQERIDLLKIFDELHISHAKELAELVTSENGIPIFHTLGLQGYLTYQTQAFIHAAENFGWEVKQSETPNGGATLVRREAVGVVAAVIPWNVPQQASLVKIVPALLAGCTVILKPTPETTLNAYALGELFNEAGLPKGVLSILPADREVSQYLVSHPDIDKIAFTGSTKAGQTIASIAGSQMKRVSLELGGKSAAIVLEDADPKIVAEGIKYKTFLSNGQVCIGLTRILVPETRYKEITEALAEMVGGLKVGDPTKEDTYVGPLFNEVQFNKVQGYIQSGIDEGAKVLTGGVGKSKGKEFEKGFYVKPTLFVNANNNMKIAREEIFGPVIAAIPYKTLDEAIETANDTDYGLSGGVFTADPEKGIEVARKIKTGTIGINLAAPGFNDPFGGYKQSGIGREFGVYGLNSFTELKALAY
- a CDS encoding superoxide dismutase, with translation MSYTLPELPYAYDALEPHFDKETMTIHHTRHHQAYVDNLNKAIGEKGLEEETLEDVLKTISKYSPAIRNNGGGHYNHTLFWETLSPTPKTEPEGKLAEEIKTVFGGLDELKAQIKQAGLGQFGSGWAWLFVKYNGTIGIAATANQDNPLMDTNITNQGYPILGVDVWEHAYYLKYQNKRADYLDAFWSVLDWSSVEKKYAEALAKVK
- a CDS encoding DUF2480 family protein — translated: MENGNFINKVEASGIVALDLIDYKTELEIIEFDIKTLLFMEMIVKEKEFRASLSDIDLSMYKEKAVAFVCSVDAIIPPWVYMVLADVFHGNAAYFDFKDAAGVALDLWKKNLTEADLSTYQDKKIVVRARPDIPPALYIMATALLKPLVKTLMYGEIGLPKVIYKKQV
- a CDS encoding NADPH-dependent FMN reductase encodes the protein MKVLIFNGALERRENSTSERLSQHLIKQLNELGSEANVFNIADGGIPLFDVTLRNTPHSVELMNILFREADVHIWLTPLYHGSMTGVMKNCLDWLEYSSKLPAPYLTGKVIGLVCWADGVQAMQGINAMDAVAKALRAWTVPLSVPIQRSELFDENGNINAKYQERFEKLLQLMAQAPVNTEKN
- a CDS encoding TIGR01777 family oxidoreductase — encoded protein: MAKILIAGGTGLIGQALSKLLKEEGFEVAVLSRSPQENQFYWNPEQNEIEKAAFENTEIIINLAGESVSKTWTKEYKERILNSRVDTVALLLEKAKQYNCKPKAFISSSAAGIYGAVTSDKIFKESDAAGDGFLAEVCKVWEEKIFSFEKLGTRVVALRITTVLSKNGGALSGMLPRTEQGVSTQAGNGKHYVSWIHIDDMCRMFLFAVQNSVSGAFNAVSPEYVTNETFAKTLSEVIGVPVSTPAPPESVLKEALGEMSTLVLNGSRVSSEKIRQAGFVFQFPNLKEALENLVKSEII
- a CDS encoding DUF3817 domain-containing protein, with amino-acid sequence MNLLQTLRYTAIAEGISYLTFALTMPLKYVWEIRLPNYIVGQIHGVLFLVFCSLVILAAFRFKWKAGKTLILLLSSIIPFGTFWSERKYLRV
- a CDS encoding DoxX family protein is translated as MKRRMKKNKIIYWTATVLMLLTGVSTAPMYFTNPMFAEAFRHLGYPDYFRIELGIFKIIGAIVLVLPMIPTKFKEWAYVGFGIIFISAFIAHLTVDKNAGAIFPLVPLTFLVVSYVYFHKNSKIDYAK
- a CDS encoding pirin family protein, which encodes MNKKVVKKTDATFNPIAKGLKGTGFFARDFPIEPFLLFSEFRMSQQVFGPHPHAGVSVMTYMRPDSKESFINRDNLSGMSFIEPGGLQIMQAGSGMHHDEFPKIEHVETSGFSNLV
- a CDS encoding pirin-like C-terminal cupin domain-containing protein, with the protein product MVTDINLLHIFLKPHKSITIPTKPMAFVYGMEGSGTTENEKILPKTMVNYSLEGDNITVKASEEGFQFMLGSGNPHNEPIVYGGPFVATTFEQMQEIQRRYSQGEMGTLEPYSY
- a CDS encoding NAD(P)/FAD-dependent oxidoreductase, yielding MISTDICIIGAGPVGLFAVFEAGLLKMRCHLIDALPQIGGQLSEIYPQKPIYDIPGSPGIKAQELIDNLLVQIEPFKPTFTLGERVEAIDKLEDGSFILTTNEQTQVAAKVIVIAGGLGSFEPRKPKVENLEAFENGKGVAYMVKNPELYRDKKLIIAGGGDSALDWTIFLADIAQSVTLVHRSETFRGVPDSVEKVFHLSQERKINLILKSNVVKINGNGHLDEVVIADHDQTETVHKADYLIPLFGLSPKLGVIAEWGLDIHRSSLDVNTVDYSTNIQGIFAIGDINTYEGKLKLILCGFHEAALMAQSAFRYVYPDKKVPFNYTTVNGIQTF
- a CDS encoding 2Fe-2S iron-sulfur cluster-binding protein, which produces MVNFTIEDRTGERQELTVPVDMGLSLMEVLKGSEYDILATCGGMALCATCHVEVLAGGKELPPISDAEIDMLDTLPNATDRSRLACQLRIAKEMEGTIFKIPEEVE
- a CDS encoding 4Fe-4S dicluster domain-containing protein translates to MAIKITDECINCGACEPECPNNAIYEGSDDWRFADGTRLSGKVILPDGTEIDANEAQEPLSDDIYFIVPNKCTECQGFHDEPQCQAVCPVDCCVDDPDHRESEDVLLIRQAFLHNE
- a CDS encoding ORF6N domain-containing protein is translated as MENKPAINPIEIKNLIYTIRDKQVMLDSDLAALHQVETKNLNKAVKRNIERFPASFCFQLTEAEVENLRFQFGTSSLSYGGRRYLPYAFTEQGIAMASAILRSDIAVKVSVEIMEAFVEMRRMLISNASLFHRLDKIELKQLEADQKFEELFKALESDKLHSEKGIFYNGQIFDAYAFVSDIIRSAKSSIILLDNYVDDTVLTLLGKRNPIVTATIYTKNISNQLRLDVQRYNSQYPTIDIQTFSDAHDRFLIIDSSELYHIGASLKDVGKKWFAFSRMDIEVGRMLQILNHP